One Styela clava chromosome 4, kaStyClav1.hap1.2, whole genome shotgun sequence genomic window, ATAATCAGGGTTGATTTTCCTTTTCTTGAAGTCTGATATATATCTTCATCTGAGGATTCCGGGACAAGGGCATATCCCCTATGCCAGGTGACATTAGGGAGCGGAATTCCGGATGCGGTGCAATCGATCTCAATTTCGTCCAATTCCATGTAATCTTCTTGTACGGtcgatatttttaaattgtaggAGTGAACTGTCAAATTTTGAGACTTAAAGTATGTTTACATGAGAACATAAATAAAGCATAAAAATGGCGATGGGAATCTAATCATAAGAAATGCTCATCAATAATTGTTATTCGAAAGTTACACTTATAGTCAAGGCAAAGTATATCACACCAAAAGAACTTTTTATACGGgcaaattaaatattatcaacTAAGGACCTATAAATATTCCATCTTTCACCTATTTGAATGTTAATGAttgtttgatttgattttttcataAGTATTAAAATTGAGCTCATTTTGTGTACATTTGGAATTGGTGTAAGCTCATTTATACCCGCAAAACTTTTGACTTCGGTCGTTCCATTAATTTTCAACTTCAAAGCGACGAAGTGAAATtacatatttgttttaaaatttagtaATGCTCTTACTCGCTTCACAAACAGAAGATAACGTTTGGTCACAGATTTGTCTTTTAAATCCATTTCTTCCCATAACAAGACATTCTCGCTGATACTTCGTACGTAAATCTCTAAGGTTTCTTGAGAAAAGGTGAAAAAACGATAAGTAGCATAAATACATCAAATCATTACTTCCTGCATTGGGATGctgaaaatataactaaaatttcGTGAGAGTCATATTGTCTGGAAATATTTACCAAGAATAAACAACAAATAAATATCCTAATGTTTGTTTGTTAGTAAGTGATTCAATATACGAGTTGCAGCTAAACGTAAATGTCAATCATAAAGTACAATGTTCATTTCTGTATAGTCAATATTTATGTAAAactataaattcaattttaactGCTAATAATGAACATTAAGAatcattaaaaattaatttacggTGGTAAATTTACAGGAACGCTTCCGTATTTCTTTGTTTCCACAATGTGGTAGCCAAGAGCCGAACATCTCTGTTTTAGTACTGATTTTTCGATAGAATTTGTTTTGACATAAACCACTTCGGTGTAGTCACGGGCGGTACTTGTTGATGTTTCTGGACATTATAATATTTGTGAATTATGTAAATCTGAACAACCAATGAGGGTTAAATTGGTTATGCATAGCACATGGTGGCACAGTGAATATACCGCCTCATTCTGTAGTGACAgactataaaaaataaaatgacgcgatattttttttattttcaaaatttcattgaTTAACAGAGTCGAGAAAAAATGATGTTTCTGATATAAATGGCTTTTTTGGTTATATAAAAGTTGATTGACACATTCAACATATCATGTTCACGAAAGAAATATGccttttggaatattaatttcatacgtatttgaattattattcaACAAATATTCTTGCGTAATATTTAcctttttggcaaataaaacCATATTTGTGTCCGCAGTCTTCATCGTTCCAGTAGTTATTTGGTGACACAAAATCCGCACAATCCTCGCCAAAATGATCATTAGGTTCTCCACTACCCCTGTTTTTATTCAATCGTATTTTTGGATAAGTATTGCGATGATGAAAGAAGAACAAACGACAAGTTtcaatgataaataataatatgaaCTTCCAGTGATCATATAGTTCCAACGCAGTATCCATACACCATACgtgtattttcatttcaatacaaaaatcatCTCAATTAAAATCATTCAACATCCAACTTGAATACCCTCATCGCTTCCCATCAGATTTATAACGTTATCTACAACTGATTGTATCGAAGTTTATgctttttaattattatatctTACTATTAAtacttgaaatatttatattcatttttttccattttaattttatttttattttttcttctgcttatgttgaaaatcaaattgtgaaataatttttttacgaAGGCTCATAGTATGTAATAATCGATACTCCTGATATAGACATATACAGACGCATCTATTAACTTGCACAAGATGAGCAAATAAGTAAAAACGAAACtgagaaaaaatgaaacatttacGTGGCGTTTCTTGTTGTAATTTACTTCTTTTTCTTATTATAGCAAcactatattttgaaacgaATATCACTATACAATATTTGTTTTCTAAGTTGAAAAACTTGCGAAATACTGCAGCTACTCACCAATTTTGGTATCCCTCACTCAGTTTTGTCCCATCATTCCAGTACATATATCCTTCGGTATATTTATCATGTGCCCCTATCCAAGATTCACGATTACCCCTATATGTATAAGTTATAAGTTTACCGTTGTACAAAAAAGTGGAGAAATGAAACAATAAGATTGTGCATCTCGCTTTTTATACGGTGACAGTGATTTAGaataaattaatgttaataaataaattattagaTTAGTTTGTATGAAGCTGGATATTGTTATTTTGTATTAAGACTAACTGGATTACTGTAGATGTTTGATAGTGCTTGTCCAGTTTGAATGTCGCCAATCATTTTAGTACTCAAGAAAATGCTTCTACTAAATAACGTGAATGATAAAAACTATTTGAAacgaaaattctgtaaataaataaaactttgacAAAATATAAACTTTAACTTGCCATGAATCGGTAGCTTCATAAACGGCTTGGTTCATATCCCATGATTTTATGTAAACAAGATGTCCCGAACCGTGCCAAGCACATCTGAAATCAGCCT contains:
- the LOC120325865 gene encoding uncharacterized protein LOC120325865 → MDRLSLFLFLFSVISLGQAHYKETVYRPSHIYTFYADDSDDVPWDEADFRCAWHGSGHLVYIKSWDMNQAVYEATDSWGNRESWIGAHDKYTEGYMYWNDGTKLSEGYQNWGSGEPNDHFGEDCADFVSPNNYWNDEDCGHKYGFICQKETSTSTARDYTEVVYVKTNSIEKSVLKQRCSALGYHIVETKKYGSVPVNLPPNLRDLRTKYQRECLVMGRNGFKRQICDQTLSSVCEAIHSYNLKISTVQEDYMELDEIEIDCTASGIPLPNVTWHRGYALVPESSDEDIYQTSRKGKSTLIIKKAQPTDTSRYRCFAENKVGDTVKRIKGYLDIRVHPQTLTRSGNKLKSANIQEESILSTDLALDQPSSCQETNTNSWMLPTIFGFNVLILILLFVVTCRSLSQASPKISEYGHEFTNTNYAMTVSKHQLPDGTWRT